The following coding sequences lie in one Clarias gariepinus isolate MV-2021 ecotype Netherlands chromosome 27, CGAR_prim_01v2, whole genome shotgun sequence genomic window:
- the max gene encoding protein max isoform X3 — MSDNDDIEVDSDEESSRFHSVADKRAHHNALERKRRDHIKDSFHSLRDSVPALQGEKASRAQILDKATEYIQFMRRKNHTHQQDIDDLKRQNALLEQQGEQLRHHLLPSASSSSSSHHAVRALEKVKGTTQLQGGYSSSDSSLYTNPKGSAVSAFDGGSDSSSESEPEEPPTRKKIRQESS; from the exons ATGAGCGACAACGATGACATCGAGGTCGACAGTGAC gaAGAATCGTCGAGATTTCATTCTGTG gcaGACAAACGAGCTCATCACAATGCGCTGGAGCGCAAACGCAGGGACCACATCAAAGACAGCTTTCACAGCCTCCGAGACTCTGTGCCCGCCTTACAGGGCGAAAAG GCCTCCCGAGCGCAAATCCTTGACAAAGCCACAGAGTACATCCAGTTCATGAGACGGAAAAACCACACGCACCAGCAGGACATCGACGACTTGAAGCGACAGAACGCTCTGCTGGAACAGCAAGGTGAGCAGCTCCGTCACCACCTCCTCCCCTCTGCctcatcctcctcatcctcacacCACGCAG tTCGCGCACTGGAGAAGGTAAAGGGGACGACACAGCTGCAGGGCGGCTACTCCTCCTCAGACAGCAGCCTGTACACTAACCCTAAAGGCAGCGCCGTGTCCGCCTTCGACGGCGGCTCCGACTCGAGCTCGGAGTCCGAACCCGAGGAGCCGCCCACGAGGAAGAAGATCCGCCAGGAGTCCAGCTAA
- the max gene encoding protein max isoform X5, translating to MSDNDDIEVDSDADKRAHHNALERKRRDHIKDSFHSLRDSVPALQGEKASRAQILDKATEYIQFMRRKNHTHQQDIDDLKRQNALLEQQGEQLRHHLLPSASSSSSSHHAVRALEKVKGTTQLQGGYSSSDSSLYTNPKGSAVSAFDGGSDSSSESEPEEPPTRKKIRQESS from the exons ATGAGCGACAACGATGACATCGAGGTCGACAGTGAC gcaGACAAACGAGCTCATCACAATGCGCTGGAGCGCAAACGCAGGGACCACATCAAAGACAGCTTTCACAGCCTCCGAGACTCTGTGCCCGCCTTACAGGGCGAAAAG GCCTCCCGAGCGCAAATCCTTGACAAAGCCACAGAGTACATCCAGTTCATGAGACGGAAAAACCACACGCACCAGCAGGACATCGACGACTTGAAGCGACAGAACGCTCTGCTGGAACAGCAAGGTGAGCAGCTCCGTCACCACCTCCTCCCCTCTGCctcatcctcctcatcctcacacCACGCAG tTCGCGCACTGGAGAAGGTAAAGGGGACGACACAGCTGCAGGGCGGCTACTCCTCCTCAGACAGCAGCCTGTACACTAACCCTAAAGGCAGCGCCGTGTCCGCCTTCGACGGCGGCTCCGACTCGAGCTCGGAGTCCGAACCCGAGGAGCCGCCCACGAGGAAGAAGATCCGCCAGGAGTCCAGCTAA
- the max gene encoding protein max isoform X4, whose amino-acid sequence MSDNDDIEVDSDEESSRFHSVADKRAHHNALERKRRDHIKDSFHSLRDSVPALQGEKKLIRNGFNSCADVPPNASRAQILDKATEYIQFMRRKNHTHQQDIDDLKRQNALLEQQVRALEKVKGTTQLQGGYSSSDSSLYTNPKGSAVSAFDGGSDSSSESEPEEPPTRKKIRQESS is encoded by the exons ATGAGCGACAACGATGACATCGAGGTCGACAGTGAC gaAGAATCGTCGAGATTTCATTCTGTG gcaGACAAACGAGCTCATCACAATGCGCTGGAGCGCAAACGCAGGGACCACATCAAAGACAGCTTTCACAGCCTCCGAGACTCTGTGCCCGCCTTACAGGGCGAAAAG aaattaattcGGAACGGATTCAATTCGTGTGCAGATGTTCCACCGAAt GCCTCCCGAGCGCAAATCCTTGACAAAGCCACAGAGTACATCCAGTTCATGAGACGGAAAAACCACACGCACCAGCAGGACATCGACGACTTGAAGCGACAGAACGCTCTGCTGGAACAGCAAG tTCGCGCACTGGAGAAGGTAAAGGGGACGACACAGCTGCAGGGCGGCTACTCCTCCTCAGACAGCAGCCTGTACACTAACCCTAAAGGCAGCGCCGTGTCCGCCTTCGACGGCGGCTCCGACTCGAGCTCGGAGTCCGAACCCGAGGAGCCGCCCACGAGGAAGAAGATCCGCCAGGAGTCCAGCTAA
- the max gene encoding protein max isoform X6 codes for MSDNDDIEVDSDEESSRFHSVADKRAHHNALERKRRDHIKDSFHSLRDSVPALQGEKASRAQILDKATEYIQFMRRKNHTHQQDIDDLKRQNALLEQQVRALEKVKGTTQLQGGYSSSDSSLYTNPKGSAVSAFDGGSDSSSESEPEEPPTRKKIRQESS; via the exons ATGAGCGACAACGATGACATCGAGGTCGACAGTGAC gaAGAATCGTCGAGATTTCATTCTGTG gcaGACAAACGAGCTCATCACAATGCGCTGGAGCGCAAACGCAGGGACCACATCAAAGACAGCTTTCACAGCCTCCGAGACTCTGTGCCCGCCTTACAGGGCGAAAAG GCCTCCCGAGCGCAAATCCTTGACAAAGCCACAGAGTACATCCAGTTCATGAGACGGAAAAACCACACGCACCAGCAGGACATCGACGACTTGAAGCGACAGAACGCTCTGCTGGAACAGCAAG tTCGCGCACTGGAGAAGGTAAAGGGGACGACACAGCTGCAGGGCGGCTACTCCTCCTCAGACAGCAGCCTGTACACTAACCCTAAAGGCAGCGCCGTGTCCGCCTTCGACGGCGGCTCCGACTCGAGCTCGGAGTCCGAACCCGAGGAGCCGCCCACGAGGAAGAAGATCCGCCAGGAGTCCAGCTAA
- the max gene encoding protein max isoform X1, with product MSDNDDIEVDSDEESSRFHSVADKRAHHNALERKRRDHIKDSFHSLRDSVPALQGEKKLIRNGFNSCADVPPNASRAQILDKATEYIQFMRRKNHTHQQDIDDLKRQNALLEQQGEQLRHHLLPSASSSSSSHHAVRALEKVKGTTQLQGGYSSSDSSLYTNPKGSAVSAFDGGSDSSSESEPEEPPTRKKIRQESS from the exons ATGAGCGACAACGATGACATCGAGGTCGACAGTGAC gaAGAATCGTCGAGATTTCATTCTGTG gcaGACAAACGAGCTCATCACAATGCGCTGGAGCGCAAACGCAGGGACCACATCAAAGACAGCTTTCACAGCCTCCGAGACTCTGTGCCCGCCTTACAGGGCGAAAAG aaattaattcGGAACGGATTCAATTCGTGTGCAGATGTTCCACCGAAt GCCTCCCGAGCGCAAATCCTTGACAAAGCCACAGAGTACATCCAGTTCATGAGACGGAAAAACCACACGCACCAGCAGGACATCGACGACTTGAAGCGACAGAACGCTCTGCTGGAACAGCAAGGTGAGCAGCTCCGTCACCACCTCCTCCCCTCTGCctcatcctcctcatcctcacacCACGCAG tTCGCGCACTGGAGAAGGTAAAGGGGACGACACAGCTGCAGGGCGGCTACTCCTCCTCAGACAGCAGCCTGTACACTAACCCTAAAGGCAGCGCCGTGTCCGCCTTCGACGGCGGCTCCGACTCGAGCTCGGAGTCCGAACCCGAGGAGCCGCCCACGAGGAAGAAGATCCGCCAGGAGTCCAGCTAA
- the max gene encoding protein max isoform X7, protein MSDNDDIEVDSDADKRAHHNALERKRRDHIKDSFHSLRDSVPALQGEKASRAQILDKATEYIQFMRRKNHTHQQDIDDLKRQNALLEQQVRALEKVKGTTQLQGGYSSSDSSLYTNPKGSAVSAFDGGSDSSSESEPEEPPTRKKIRQESS, encoded by the exons ATGAGCGACAACGATGACATCGAGGTCGACAGTGAC gcaGACAAACGAGCTCATCACAATGCGCTGGAGCGCAAACGCAGGGACCACATCAAAGACAGCTTTCACAGCCTCCGAGACTCTGTGCCCGCCTTACAGGGCGAAAAG GCCTCCCGAGCGCAAATCCTTGACAAAGCCACAGAGTACATCCAGTTCATGAGACGGAAAAACCACACGCACCAGCAGGACATCGACGACTTGAAGCGACAGAACGCTCTGCTGGAACAGCAAG tTCGCGCACTGGAGAAGGTAAAGGGGACGACACAGCTGCAGGGCGGCTACTCCTCCTCAGACAGCAGCCTGTACACTAACCCTAAAGGCAGCGCCGTGTCCGCCTTCGACGGCGGCTCCGACTCGAGCTCGGAGTCCGAACCCGAGGAGCCGCCCACGAGGAAGAAGATCCGCCAGGAGTCCAGCTAA
- the max gene encoding protein max isoform X2: protein MSDNDDIEVDSDADKRAHHNALERKRRDHIKDSFHSLRDSVPALQGEKKLIRNGFNSCADVPPNASRAQILDKATEYIQFMRRKNHTHQQDIDDLKRQNALLEQQGEQLRHHLLPSASSSSSSHHAVRALEKVKGTTQLQGGYSSSDSSLYTNPKGSAVSAFDGGSDSSSESEPEEPPTRKKIRQESS from the exons ATGAGCGACAACGATGACATCGAGGTCGACAGTGAC gcaGACAAACGAGCTCATCACAATGCGCTGGAGCGCAAACGCAGGGACCACATCAAAGACAGCTTTCACAGCCTCCGAGACTCTGTGCCCGCCTTACAGGGCGAAAAG aaattaattcGGAACGGATTCAATTCGTGTGCAGATGTTCCACCGAAt GCCTCCCGAGCGCAAATCCTTGACAAAGCCACAGAGTACATCCAGTTCATGAGACGGAAAAACCACACGCACCAGCAGGACATCGACGACTTGAAGCGACAGAACGCTCTGCTGGAACAGCAAGGTGAGCAGCTCCGTCACCACCTCCTCCCCTCTGCctcatcctcctcatcctcacacCACGCAG tTCGCGCACTGGAGAAGGTAAAGGGGACGACACAGCTGCAGGGCGGCTACTCCTCCTCAGACAGCAGCCTGTACACTAACCCTAAAGGCAGCGCCGTGTCCGCCTTCGACGGCGGCTCCGACTCGAGCTCGGAGTCCGAACCCGAGGAGCCGCCCACGAGGAAGAAGATCCGCCAGGAGTCCAGCTAA